The Eleginops maclovinus isolate JMC-PN-2008 ecotype Puerto Natales chromosome 18, JC_Emac_rtc_rv5, whole genome shotgun sequence genome segment ttctacttttactcaggatctgagtacttctactttgagtacttctacttttactctagatctgagtacttctacttttactctagatctgagtacttctacctttactcagggtctgagtacttctacttttactctagatttTCTCACATATAGTGATATTATAGTCTGtctagtttttaaatgtatccttCATGCTGTTTACTAAATGGCAGAAAAATAGGAATAATTGGGGAGATAAAATATAGGAATCATAAATACATTCTAAAGGGTAATAACCGAGACATCAAAGATACTTCTTTTCAAACACttattcaaatacaatttaagtaaataaatgcagttcatTAATAATGATGTGGAATAATCATATGTCAGTtgtccaccagagggcgctCACACCACTCTGTGAAATCTTTACAccctcttttgttttgattgatatttctaatattcattttaaaatcctgCTCACTATTCCTCAAACCATAAAGGGTGaacttcatttatatttattcacagACAGTTCTGAGTGGAGATTCCTCAAAAAGCCATCTCTAAAAATAGGAATACTTTCCGATGTGTATCTGTGTAATATATGTCATAGGGTAGGGACTCGGTCTGTGAACCGAGGGGTCGCCGGTCCATGTCCCCTGTCAGACCAGAGAgatgccagttctcctcctggtCACTGCCATGGTGCTCTTGAgcaaccccccaccccaccccaccaaAAGCTGCCCAATGCTCCTAGTACTGGGATGGGTGAAATGAAGGGGtaacatgttgtgtgtgtgctatacATAAAGCAGTTAttaatggttttattatttatgtgtttgagCCAAAGAACATATACGGTTTATTCTCCAAACGACATTTCTTCTAACAAATCCCAAACGTCACAATTTGTCATTTCAGGATTTGAACGTTAAAGTGATAACTCTTACATTCACTAAACACATTACACACGCATGCTATCGTTCCAGCACCAGTTTCTCCAGGTGTTATTGATGCTCAGGGAATGAAATACATGACATCAGCACCTTACACTTTCCCAAAGAGAAGACTTTTACAGATGATGCGGATTTTTGTTAAATTCAGTCCATATATTAAAGGGTTGAAGAGCGGTGGGAAAGTGATGAAGTACAGAGATAAAAAAATACGCAACAAGTTGGGAACACTGCTCATATCAAACCTGCTCTGTGTTATTTCAAAAAAAGCCCCGAAGGAGAAGTTAAGCAGAGCAGCCAGGTGAGGTGTGCAGGTACTGAAAGCTTTCTGTCTCGTCTGTTTGGagccagagaaacacactctgaGGATCCTGATGTAGGAGAAAAACATTACAACTATAAGAGCAACTATAATAGAAAACGTATAAACAAGTCCATACACATTATTGACTGTAGTGTCAGAGCAGGCCAGCTTAACAATGGAGTAGTTATCACAGTACACTTTGCTGATGATGTtcccacacagctgcagagaggcaCTCAGAGATATCATGATAACTACATGAACAAGGGAGAAAATCCACGTTAGAGCAATAAACACGGCAGCCTTGTTAGAAGTCATACGTGTGTTATATTGCAGAGGATAACAGATAGCCAGATATCGGTCATAAGACATGACGGTTAAATTATAAAACTCTATATTTCCataagagaacagagagaagacCTGCAGGAAGCAGAGCGGAGCAGAAACAGTGTGAATGTCAGAGAGGATCTGAAGCAGAAGGAATGGAAACAACCCTGTACTACCATACAGTTCATTTACAAACAGGCTGCACAGAAACAGGTACATAGGTTCATGTAAGCTCCTGTTCACACAGATCACCACAATCAGAGCCGTGTTGGCAACAACAATCACAATGTACAACAATGCAGTTATcatgaagtacaagtacctcaaatatCCAACATGCAAGTAAGCTCCAAGAATGAAATAGGACACAGTTAGTGAAGTTGAGTTGGACATCCTTCTGAGAGGGGAAACCGTTAACGTATCTGAGCACATTAGAACTTCACAGACAGCCTTaacttacccccccccccccactgcagCATGAGCACATCACACAGTGCAGTGCTCCTCCCCTGCTGTGCTGCAGACTGCTGCAGGTCCTCCTGTCAGCTGCAGAGACTTCTGCTGCTTTAAAGCTGTTCAGAACACCAGAGTCCAACAGGCCAGGCCCCCTTACCGTCAGGACCCAGACCAGCCTCTCATCAAGACTTCAGTCTTTAGTGGACACATGTAAACTGTCAAAAATGGTGTGCTCTCCTTTGACCTACGACCTCATTGTTGGAGCTATTGATTATTCCTTTGTAATTTCACTTTACATTTGATAAGCCGTTTTCTCGATCAACTCTTTAAGAGGATTTCATAAAAGTTAGATAAAAATTTAGCAAAAAGCACCGACATTCGGAGGTGAATGAAAGCTCATTTTaaatacactatatagacaaaagtattgagaCTCTTAAACATTGAATCCAGGTGTTTCCTTCAGTCCCATTGCAACAGGTGTATGAATCAAGCacctagccatgcagtctgcctttacaaacatttgtgaatgAATGGGTCGTTTTTAAAGAGCTCACTGAAGTCGAACCTGGTCCTGTAATAGGATGCCACTGTTGCAACCAATTGCTCCTCTCCTAGATATTCCACGATCAGCTGTAAGTGTATTATTGAAAGTGGAAACGTTTAGGGACCACAGCAACTCAGCCACCAAGTGTCAGACCATGTAAAGTTTCAGAGCGGGGTCGCCGAGTGCTGAGGCGCCTAGTGTGTAAAAGTGGCCAAAGCTCTGCGGACTCAATAACTGCAGAGCTCCAAACCAGCTCTGCACTGGTATCAGAACCACAACTGAGCCGGGAGCTTCAGGGCCGAGAAGCTGCATTCAAGCCTTACATCACAGAGCATGATGCCAAGCGCGGGATGGAGTGCTGTAAAGCAcactggactctggagcagGGAGACGGGTTCTGTGGAGGGACCAATCATCTGCTCTGACTGCATTGTGCCAGCTGTAGAGCTGGTGGGGGAGGGATGATGCTATGGGATGTTTTTTGGGGGTTGGCCTCGGCCCCctagttccagtgaaggggattcttaatgcttcatcttaccgagtcattctggactattctatgcttccaactttgtggagacagtttggggaaggcccttttctgttccagcatgactgtgccccgGTGGtcaaagcaaggtccataaaggcctggttggatgagtttggtgtggaagaactggacCGCCCCCACAGAGCCCTGATCCCAATcccactgaacacctttgggatgaactagacCGGAGATTGCGAGCCAagccctctcgtccaacatcaggttctgacctcacaaatgctcttctggatgactggttcccacagacacactaaaacatcttgtagaaagccttcccagaagagaggaagctggtacagctgcaaaggggggaccAACTCCATATTAGTGCCAaagaatttggaatgggatgtcataaaagctcctgtaggtgtgATGCGTAGGTGTACCagtacttttgtctatatagtggAATATCCGCAATCACAACAGCAATGTGCATACCAAATATCAGGATAACACTCAATAGGGGGCACTACTGTTAATTCTGGAAAGGGTCATGGGACTTGTGTTGGCGGACCTGTACTAATCAGACCTACTGATTGACCTATCAGAACATATGGAGTCTATGAAGGCTCGGGCCTGGCGGTGAACTTGCACAGACTGAACTTGCATCCACCTGTGTAACTACTGTGGTTCAGATCAGGTTACGGATCAAATTGAGGTTCAAACGTACATTTATTGTTTCTTCCAAATGTTATGACACGCCGTGAAAACGTATTCGCCTGTTAACCAGCAGTAGAAAAACTAACATCCTTACTACGGCTTACACTTTTTAGCGCCGTTTTGACTCTGAAAACAATGACGTCACATCCGGAGCTTTGATCACATGACTTCCGGCAAGGTCATGTGatcatttatcaaaaataaaacacacattacgcACTcttccaaaaatataaataagtaagtaaagaAACTTTTGAGGGTCAGTCACAACCTGGACCCGCAAGGTCTGAACTATTCTAACTCCTGGAGAACCAGGTCCCAAAAGAAAGACAAGGCTTTGAAAATCTGAATCTCTTCGGGGGGGAATCCGTGTAGTCGTGTGAAAACAACACATCATTGATGGTCTGTTGATCATTTGAGTTTCCTTTCAGCGGTTTGGCCTGAaatggggttagggttaacaacacacttaatgatatacattaaatgtgttgttattattcatttatgaGAAAagacatttgtctttgttgCGTTTGAGTTGATTTTCCAGATTTGATATGTCAACATCTTTGAGATGATAGTGAGTGGATGGAGAGGCTGGTCTGGGTCCTGACGGTAAGGGGGCCTGGCCTGTTGGACTCTGGTGTTCTGAACAGCTTTAAAGCAGCAGAAGTCTCTGCAGCTGACAGGAGGACCTGCAGCAGTCTGCAGCACAGCAGGGGAGGAGCACTGCACTGTGTGATGTGCTCatgctgcagggggggggggggtaagttAAGGCTGTCTGTGAAGTTCTAATGTGCTCAGATACGTTAACGGTTTCCCCTCTCAGAAGGATGTCCAACTCAACTTCACTAACTGTGTCCTATTTCATTCTTGGAGCTTACTTGCATGTTGGatatttgaggtacttgtacttcatgATAACTGCGTTGTTGTACATTGTGATTGTTGTGGCCAACACGGCTCTGATTGTGGTGATCTGTGTGAACAGGAGCTTACATGAACCTATGTACCTGTTTCTGTGCAGCCTGTTTGTAAATGAACTGTATGGTAGTACAGGGTTGTTTCCATTCCTTCTGCTTCAGATCCTCTCTGACATTCACACTGTTTCTGCTCCGCTCTGCTTCCTGCAGATCTTCTGCTTGTACACTTATGGAGGAATAGAGTTTTGTAATTTAGCCGTCATGTCTTATGACCGCTATCTGGCTATCTGTTATCCTCTGCAATATAACACACGTATGACTTCTCACAAGGCTGCTATCTTCATCATTCTGGTTTGGTTGTACTGTTTTGTGAAATTCTTGATCACTTTATCTTTAAACCTCCGTTTGACACTGTGTGGAAACACCATTAACAGTTTGAACTGTAACAACTACCTTGTTGTGAAGCTGGCATGTTCTGATACTCAGGTGAATAACATTTATGGACTTTTTTCCATTGTTCTGTCAGTCGTAGTCCCTGTGCTTCCAATCCTTTTCTCCTACATCAGGATCCtcagagtgtgtttctctggctCCAAACAGACGAGACAGAAAGCTGTCAGTACCTGCACACCTCACCTTGTTTCCCTGCTCAACTTTTCTTTTGGCTGCAGCTTTGAAATACTTCAGAGTAGGTTTGATATGAGCGGTGTTCCCAGTGTGCTGCGTATTATTCTGTCACTGTATTTTCTCCTCATGCAGCCACTGATGAATCCTGTCATGTACGGACTGCAGATGTCCAGAATACGAAACATCTGTAAACATGTCCTCTGTTATTAACTGCTGTCTGGTAGATGAAGTAACTAAAGCTTCAGTGAATGATTCTTAATATCCTGTCTTGAAATGTGTGGATTAAAAACATGCAACTTAAAGGAAACGTTTTGATTGTAATGTGTTATATGTCCATATGCATTCCAATATTCATGAATCCATGGACAAAGGACACCTTAATGAATACACAGCAATATCTTTCtaaatatgtataaaacaaTAAGAATAAAATGCGTTAATTTAGACAATGATTATGTAACTTGACTGAAAGATGAGTTAACTTTTGAATTTACAAGCAAAGCTTTATGGTTATCTTTTGGTAATTACAGATACAAGAACTCCCTAAGAGCGAAACTATCCTGGTGTGGTTAAAGCTTAGGAGGAGGATTTGTTTTTAGCCTAAAGGAAGgaaaatggaaaggaaaagcaGGGCTTGGCTCAGGCTGGGTTCAGCAGGGAGGAGAGCTGTGCACATGGAGTGGGGGTAAGACAGAGTGGAGGAAaaagcactttgaggaactTCTGAACCCCAACAACACATCTTGTGAGGAGGGTGAGAGCTGTGTCTGTGTACTCAACACAAAATCAAACGATTTCCAGTGGCTGTGTGCCTCCATCAAAAGATCTGTCTCATTTGGATGCAGACATTCATACATGAACACAACGTGGAAGTGAAGGCAGCAGATGTCTGTCCctttaataaatgaagaaatatgttttgAGACGTGATTTGAAAATGGAGAGAGTCAGGTGGGAGGGATTTCCAGAGGGGGGGTGCAGAGTGGATTAAGACTCTGTACCCCATGCTGGTTAAGGCTGGTGCAGGAGGTGGGAGAGGTACAGATGA includes the following:
- the LOC134879936 gene encoding olfactory receptor 10A6-like, encoding MSNSTSLTVSYFILGAYLHVGYLRYLYFMITALLYIVIVVANTALIVVICVNRSLHEPMYLFLCSLFVNELYGSTGLFPFLLLQILSDIHTVSAPLCFLQIFCLYTYGGIEFCNLAVMSYDRYLAICYPLQYNTRMTSHKAAIFIILVWLYCFVKFLITLSLNLRLTLCGNTINSLNCNNYLVVKLACSDTQVNNIYGLFSIVLSVVVPVLPILFSYIRILRVCFSGSKQTRQKAVSTCTPHLVSLLNFSFGCSFEILQSRFDMSGVPSVLRIILSLYFLLMQPLMNPVMYGLQMSRIRNICKHVLCY
- the LOC134879933 gene encoding olfactory receptor 52N2-like codes for the protein MSNSTSLTVSYFILGAYLHVGYLRYLYFMITALLYIVIVVANTALIVVICVNRSLHEPMYLFLCSLFVNELYGSTGLFPFLLLQILSDIHTVSAPLCFLQVFSLFSYGNIEFYNLTVMSYDRYLAICYPLQYNTRMTSNKAAVFIALTWIFSLVHVVIMISLSASLQLCGNIISKVYCDNYSIVKLACSDTTVNNVYGLVYTFSIIVALIVVMFFSYIRILRVCFSGSKQTRQKAFSTCTPHLAALLNFSFGAFFEITQSRFDMSSVPNLLRIFLSLYFITFPPLFNPLIYGLNLTKIRIICKSLLFGKV